Part of the Pseudodesulfovibrio hydrargyri genome is shown below.
GGGACTTCATCCCCTGGGAGGCCCACAACAAAAAGGCCCGGAACACATTGTTCCGGGCCTTTTTGTCGGCTTGGCCGGATGGCTAGAGCATCTCGTGTTGATATTCCTCGCCGCCCAGGAGTTCGACCATGTCGCGCAGGATCTTCAGTGTTTCCTGGGCCTCTTTGGGGTCGAGCTTGCGCAGGGCGAAGCCGGCATGGATGATGATGTAGTCGCCGATGGCCACTTCCTCGTCCATGAGCATGATGGACGCCTGGACCGTGGTGTCGCCCTCACCCACCTTGCAGGTGGCGACGCCGTCACTGATTTCAAGAATTTCCGCAGGTATCGCGAGGCACATAGATTTTCTCCGTTGCGGGGTTCTCCGCCGTCCGAAGGGCGTAGGAGGCACCCGCCTTTTTGGCTTCCTCGAGGACCAGGGCCTCCATTTCCGGCAGCCGGGCTTCGAGGTCCGGGGACAGGGCGGCGGACATGTCCTTGTAGTTGACCGGCTCAATGCCGAAGAGGACCACGTCGTCCGGCACGCTCCCGATGATGCTGCACTGGGCCAGGGTATCGAGCAAGTCGGTCTGGTGCAGGGAGTTCTTGAAAGCGCACGCCTTGTTCAGGTCCTCGCCCAGCAGCCGGAATATCTCGCCCGGCGCGCCGTCGTTGAGCACGATGTCGACAATGATCAGATAGTCCGATTCCATGATCGGGCCCATGAGCTTGAGCCCCAGGGTGCCGCCGTCGAGCACGGTGACGTTGTCGGAAAACTCGTATTTCTGCTCGAGTTCCTCGGCCACCCGGACGCCGAATCCCTCGTCGGTGAACAGGATGTTGCCGACGCCCAGGATGAGAATGCGTTTATCTTTTTCAGGCATGGCTTTCACTTAGTAGAGAGCCAAGGTTTTCGCAAGGTCTAAAACGGAAAACAGCGGCCGGAATCGGGATGCCGTATGCGGGAAAACCGTCTCAGCGCGTGGCGTAATAGAGGGAGCTGACCTGTCCGCCGGGCAGGGGCTGGCTGGATTGCACTTCGACGATGCGGCCGCCCGCCATGGCCACGGTCCGCTCCACGGTCTCCTCCGGGATGGCGTGGGTTTCGCTGTAGGGCCGCGCGGCGGCCAGCGGGGCCTGTCCTCCGGGGCGGCCGGTGGCCGGGAGGACCAGGACAAAAACGGTGCACCGGCTTTCGGCGCGGTCGGCCAGGGGCTTGTCGTGATAGTCCAGGGCGGTGATGGCCAGCACGTAGTTGCCGGGCGCGGCCGGGGAGGCGGCCCGGTAGTCCATGTCCACGGAGTCGCCCGGCTGGAGCACGGTCCGGGGCAGGTTCAGCCTGCCGTGGTTGTGGACGATCTCGTCGGTATCGACGTTGTACCAGTGGTGGACCAGGCGCACGGGTGCATTGGTCTGTCCGTCCATGCCGATGGGATGCGCGCCGGTATTGGTCACGGTCACGGGCACGGTCAGCGTGGTGCCTTGCTCCATGGCGAGGGTCTCGGTCCGGGAGGACAGGGCGCAGGCCACGCCCTCCTCGGGATAGGCGAACACGGCCTTGGCGCTGGGGCAGTGGAAGGCGGCCAGTCCGCCGGGCTTGAGCACGCGGATGAACTCCGCGATGTACCGGACCGCCACATGGGGGCGGATGTGCTGGAGCACGTGCGCGGTGTGGACCATGTCGAAGCTGCGGTCGCGGAACAGGGAAAGGTCGTCGGTCTCGTTGAGCCGGTATACGCAGCGCATTCCGAATTTGTTGAATTCCTTGGCCTTGGCCAGCATGGACGGGGCGATGTCCACCCCCACGCAGGTCTTGAAATGGGTGCACAGCGCCTGTGTCAATCTTCCGACTCCGCAGCCGAAGTCCAGTGCCGAGGTCCTCCCCCCGGGAAGTCCGTTTTTTTCCATCCACGTGGCGATGCCGTTGACGTAACGGCTGCCGGTTTCAAAAAAATCCTGTACATCCCACGCATTGTCGATCTTGTCAGGGGAGGATGCCACGGCCCACAGAGGGTCCTCCTGGCCAAAGGTGTTCCAGTTTCTTTGCAGTTCCTGCAGGTACACGCGTGCTCTCCTTGTGCCTCCGGCGGGCCGGGTTGCGGTCATTCGAAGGAGAAATGCATGTCTCATGCCATGCCTGGAGGGTATCGGTGCGGGAAGAGGCGGCGGGCCGGATGATGATCCCGGCCCGCCGCAGGGTGGCGTCAGATGACGGCTTCGATGAGCCGGGGTCCCTTGGCGCTCAGGGCGGAGCGCAGGGCGTCGGCAAAGGACTTGGTGGTTTCGGCGCGCACGGCCTCGACGCCCATTCCCTCGGCGATGCGCACCCAGTCCAGGGCCGGGTCGTGCAGGTCGAGCAGGGACAGCGCCTTGTCGCCCGTGGACGCGGCCCGGACCAGCTTGAGCTCATGGTTGAGGACCGCGTAGGAGCGGTTGGCGTAGACCACGGTGACCACGTCCAGGTTCTCCCTGGCCTGGGTCCACAGGGCCTGCACCGTGTACATGGCGCTGCCGTCGCCCACCAGGCAGACCACCTTGCGATCGGGCGCGCCCACGGCGGCCCCGGTGGACAGCGGCAGGATGCTGCCGATGGCCCCGCCGGTCAGGGACAGGTAATCGTGGGGCGCGGCCGTGGCGAGCATGTTCGCGTGGGGCAGGCTGGAGGTGATGCCCTCGTCGGCGATGACGGCGTCATCCGGCAGGAGCGCGGCCACGGTGCGCATGGCGGCCTCGGCGGTCAGCGGCCCGTCGCCGGGCAGGGCGGGCGGGTCGAGCGGATACAGCACGCAGTCGGGCGAGGCGCTGACCGCGGCGGCCAGGTCCAGGAGCGCGGTGTTGCCGTCCTCAGCGGGGTGGGCCAGGGTCAGGATGGCGCAGTGCGGCGGTGTCAGCCAGCTCTCCTGCCCGGGATAGGCGAAGAAGGAGACAGGCGGTTCCCCGCCCACGAGCAGGAGCTGCTCGAATTCGTCGAGCCGGGCCAGGACGTGCTTGCCCCGGTAAGGCAGCCTTTCGACCACGGGCGCGCCCGCGCCGGAACGCATGCGCGTGGTGAAGGTGTCGCAGAACAGGGTGGCCCCGGTCTTGGCCGCCACGCATCCGGCGGCGTTGAGCCCCTCGCCGTGGAGCACGGACCCGCGCATGAGGATGGCGGTCTTCTTGCCGTTGGTCAGGGCCCTGGCCGCGGCCTCGACGGCGTCCGGGAAGACCGGTGCGGGGCCCGGGATCTCCAGTGCGGGCGCGGGGCGTTCGGCCGGGAGCCAGGCCGTGTCCGCGGGCAGGATCAGGGTGGCCACCTGGCCCGGGGACATGCGCGCGGCGCGGACCGCCTCGGCGGCGTCCACGGCCACGGTGCGGGAGCTGCGCGGACGGCGGACCCAGTGGGAGATGGCCTCGGCAAAGCCCTCCACGTTGGAGGTCAGGGGGGCATCAAAGCGCACGTGGTAGGTGGCGTGGTCGCCGACGATGTTGACCACCGGCGACGAACCCTTGCGGGCGTTGTGCAGGTTGGCCATGCCGTTGGCGAAGCCGGGCCCGAGGTGGAGCAGGGTGCAGGCGGGCTTGCCGGTCATGCGGGCGTAGCCGTCGGCCGCGCCCGTGGCCACGCCCTCGAACAGGCAGAGCACCCCGCGCATGCCCGGGATGCGGTCCAGGGCGGAGACGAAGTGCATCTCCGAGGTGCCGGGGTTGGCGAAGCAGACTTCCACGCCGCTGCCCACCAGGGTGGCGAGCAGGCTGTCCGCGCCGTTGCACTCGGTGCACCGGCCGGTTTCGCTTATGTCAGGGGTATGTTCAGGCATGATTCGACTCCTTGTTGCGTGTCGTGTGGAGTGGGCGGTCCCGGGCGGGACCGGAGCGGGAATCCGAAGGGTCGGCGTCTCGCGGAGAGGCGGGCGATCGGTCGCGGGCGCGGAGCCCGGCGGAAACCGGCCGTGCGGCCCGACCGGAAAAACAATCTCCGCCATGCACAAAGGTAGCCAAGAGGGAGATGCGGGTCAAGCGGGGCGGCGGAAAACGGTCGGCGCGAAAACAAGACGGCGGGCCGCGACGCATGGTCGCGGCCCGCCGGGAATATTTTGTTGAACAGGGGGTTACAGGTTGGCCAGCAGGAGCTCGCCGAATTCCTTGCAACCCACCTGGGTGGAGCCGTTGATCTGGGAGGCCAGGTCCACGGTGACCTTCTTGGCGGCCAGGGTCTTCTCCACCGAGGCGTGGATGAGCGCGGCGGCATCACCCCAGCCGATGTGCTCGAGCAGCATGGCCCCGGACAGGATCAGGGAGCCGGGGTTGGCCAGGTCCTTGCCCGCGATGGTCGGGGCGGTGCCGTGGGTCGCCTCGAAGAAGGCGAGCTTGTCGCCCATGTTCACGCCGGGGGCCAGGCCGAGCCCGCCCACCTGCGCGGCCAGGGCGTCGGAGATGTAGTCGCCGTTCAGGTTGGTGGTGGCGATGACCGAGTACTGCTCGGGGTACATGAGCACGTTCTGGAACATGGCGTCGGCGATGCGGTCCTTGATGATCACGCCCTCGCCGTCCGCTCCCTCGCGCACGACCTTGCCCTGGTATTCCTCGTCGGCCAGTTCGTACCCCCAGGCGCGGAAGCCGCCCTCGGTGGTCTTCATGATGTTGCCCTTGTGGACCAGGGTCACGGACGGGCGGCCCTCGGCGATGGCGAAGTCGATGGCCTTCTTGACCAGCCGCTTGGAACCCGCCGGGGTGATGGGCTTGATGCCCACGCCCGCGGTGATGTCGATGTTCGCGCCGAGTTCGTCCACGAGAAATTCGATTAATTTCTTGGCTTCCGGGGAGCCCGACTGGTATTCAATACCGGCGTACACGTCCTCGGTGTTCTCGCGGAACACGACCATGTCGACCAGGTCGGGGCGCTTGACCGGGGATTCGATCCCCTTGAAATATTTGATGGGACGGATGCAGGCGTAGAGGTCGAAGACCTGGCGCATGGTCACGTTCAGGCTGCGGAAGCCCTTGCCCACCGGCGTGTTCAGCGGCCCCTTCATGGCCAGGTCGGCCTGGGCCAGCGCGTCCATGGTCGTCTTGGGCAGATACTCGCCGGTCTCGGCAAAGGCCTTCTCGCCCGCCAGCAGCTCCTGCCAGTCGAGCTTGTTGGCCCCGGAGTAGGCCATCTCCACGGCCTTGTTCAGAACGGGGCGCGCGGCGGCCCACACTTCGGCACCGATGCCGTCACCTTCGATGTAATAGACAGTTCTAGTAGCCAATGGATCCTCCTCGGGCGATATGGTCGGGACTGTTGTGAAATAAAGTAGCGGACTATGACGTTTATTCGGCCGGATTGCAAGCGGCCCGGCCCCGGAACGGTCGGCCGGGCGCGGGATTCGGCCGACAACATGACAATATGACGGATGGTTGGAAATATCGTGCAGGCTGAACTGGAGATGGTCAAGGCGTTGTTGAGCGGGGACAGGCGGGTGGTCGTCCTGACCGGGGCGGGGGTGTCCGCCGAGAGCGGAGTGCCCACCTTCCGGGGCCGCGACGGGCTGTGGAAGCACTACCGGGCCGAGGACCTGGCCCGGCCCGACGCGTTCGCAGCGCACCCGGAACTGGTCTGGGAGTTCTACAACTGGCGGCGCAGGCTGGTGGCCGACTGCCGGCCCAACCCGGCGCACCGGGCCCTGGCGGCCATGGAGCGCCAGATCCGAAATTTTCTTCTGATCACCCAGAACGTGGATGGCCTGCACGTCCGGGCGGGCAGCCGCAAGATGGTCGAGATGCACGGCTCCCTGTGGCAGGTGCGCTGCACGGTCTGCACCCATGCCCGCGAGGACTTCTCCGAACTGCCGGAACTGCCTGACTGCCCGGTCTGCGGGCACCTGCTGCGGCCCGGCGTGGTCTGGTTCGGCGAGCCGCTCACGCCCGGCGTGCTCAAGCTGGCCATCGAGCAGATCGGCAAGGCGGACGTGTTCCTGTCCGTGGGGACCTCCAACATGGTCCAGCCCGCCGCGTCCTTTTACCAGCTGGCCAAGGACCACGGGGCCGTGACCGTGGAGATCAACGCCGAGCCGACCCCGAATACCGGGTTCATGGACTTCGCCCTGCACGGCCCGGCCGGGGAGATACTGCCCGAGCTGGCCGCCGGGCTGGCAGAGTAGAATCCATTGACATTGCGGGCTGTTCCCGCGTAGTGAACTCGACTATGCAAACACCCATATCATACAACTATTTTTGTGGACGCGGGTGGCGTAACGTCAAGCGGCCCGATTCCTAGACGCGCGCTGAAGCGATCCGCCGCCTGTCCGGGCGGCGGCGTGCTTGCGCGCGGTTGGACATCGGAAAGCCGCTGGTTTGTCGCCAGCGGTTTTTTTCGTCAACGCGCGGACCGGGACGGGGAGCCGGGAAGCTTTCACCCGATTCGGCCGCAACGCGCAATTGTTCGGAGGAACATATGTTTGTGAAGAAGATTTTCCTGCCTCAGGACCAGATGCCCACCCGGTGGTACAACCCCATGCCGGACCTGCCCACGCCCATGGCTCCGCCCCTCAACCCGGAGACCATGGAGCCGCTGACCCCGGACATGCTCTCCCCGATCTTCCCGGATTCGCTCATCGCCCAGGAGATGAGCGCGGACCGGTTCATCGACATCCCGCGGGAGGTCCTGGACGTCTACAAGATCTGGCGGCCCTCGCCGCTGGTGCGCGCCGACCGGCTGGAAAAGGCCATCGGGGCCAGGTGCAAGATATTCTACAAGGACGAGTCCGTGTCTCCGGCCGGGTCGCACAAGCCGAACACCTCGGTGCCCCAGGCCTACTACAACAAGATCGAGGGCGTGAAACGGCTGGCCACCGAGACCGGCGCGGGGCAGTGGGGCACGGCCCTGTCCTTCGCCTGCGCCCAGTACGGCATGGAGTGCGTGGTCTACATGGTCAAGGTCTCCTACGAGCAGAAGCCGTATCGCAAGATGATCATCAACACCTACGGCGGGACCATTTACCCCTCGCCCTCGGACCAGACCCGCACCGGCCGTGAGATGCTGGCCAGGGACCCGGACTGCAAGGGGTCGCTCGGCCTGGCCATTTCCGAGGCCGTTGAGGACGCGGCCACCCATGACGACACCAAGTACGCGCTCGGTTCGGTGCTCAACCACGTCATCATCCACCAGACCATCACCGGTCTGGAGGTCCAGAAGCAGCTCGAGATGATCGGCGAAAAGGCCACCCACCTGGTGGGCTGCGTGGGCGGCGGCTCCAACTTCGGCGGCCTGGTCCTGCCGTTTTTGCCGCAGAAGCTCGACGGCGACCCGGTCAGGTTCATACCGGTGGAGCCCAAGGCGTGCCCGACCCTGACGAGGGGCGAGTACCGCTACGATTTCGGCGACATGGCCCGGCTGACCCCGCTGGTCAAGATGCACACGCTGGGCCACGACTTCATGCCCGCGCCCATCCACGCGGGCGGGCTGCGCTACCACGGCGACGCGCCCATCGTCTGCAACATCGTCAACGAAGGGCTGTGCGACCCGGTGGCCTATTTTCAGACCGACTGCTTCGAGGCGGCCAAGCTGTTCATGCAGACCGAGGGCTTTTTGCCCGCGCCCGAGACATCCCATGCCATCAAGGGGGCCATCGAGGCGGCCAAGACCGCCGGCCCGGACGACGTCATCGTCTTCTTGTACTCGGGCCACGGCATGCTCGACCTGGCCTCGTACGACGCCTTCAACCAGGGGCTGTTGACCAACTTCGAGCTGCCCCAGCGCGACATCGAGGAGGCGCTCAAGGCCTGCCCGGACGTGAAATAGCGGCCCGCAAGCCCGCAAATGCCGCCCCCGGCACGGAGTTCCGCGCCGGGGGCTTTCCTGTCTCCTTGCAACCGGGCCGCGCCCCTGGTAATCATGGTCCCGTATTCATTGATCAAGGAGACGAACGATGCCGACCCTATGGAAGAGAATGTGTTGCGCGGCGCTGCTGTTGGCCGCCCTGGCCGCCCTTGGCGCATGCGGGACCCACGAGACCCCGGTCATGGACGAGAACGCCCTTCGCCAGGCCCTGGTCGGCAAGACCTGGACCCTGCGAAGGATCGTGTCCCGGGACTTTGCCGACGATCCGGCGCGGACCATCAAGTTCAACGCCGACGGCACGGTGGAGGGATTCGGCGGGTGCAACGCCTTCACGGGCACCTACACCCTGACCGACGACTATCTGGAGTTCGGCACCCTGACGACCTCCGCGCACAAGTCCTGCGGCCCGGCCGAGGACGAGCGCGAGTACACCTACATGACCTACCTGGCCACGGTGCGCCGCATCAATACCCAGACCGACCCGGGCGAACTGATCCTGCTGACCGAGAGCCAGAGCGAAATGCGGTTCACCTCCGGCGCATCCGAAGGATTGTTTTGGTAGATAGGGCCCGCTTCGAGGAGTCTGAAACCGCCGGTCGCCCGCAAAAGGCGACCGGCGGTTTTGTTTTCAATAACTCCCCGTGCCGAAGGCGCAATATGGGATGCAAGGGTGCGAACCCTTGCCTGCCGGAGGCGAAATCACCCGGACATAGCCGCGAAGCGGCCTTCAACTCCTGATTTTTATCCCAGCGGGGCCTTCAACCGCATGATCCTTTCATAAGACTGCTCGATGCGCGCCTCCGGGATGGTCCCGTCGTCCACCAGGGAGCGGATGACGGCGTGGACCTTCTCGACGATGTGCTCGTCATAGGCGAGGTTGTTGCCGAACAGGAGGATGTCCGCGCCCGCCTCGACGGCCCGGCGGACGGCCTCCCTCCGGCCGTACTCGTCGGCGATGGCTCCCATGTCCATGTCGTCGGTGACGACCACGCCCCGGTAGCCGAGCCTGCCGCGCAACAGGCCGGTGATGACCTTTCTCGACAGGGTGGCCGGGTATTCGGGGTCAAGATGCGCGTTGAAGATGTGGGCGGTCATGATCATGTCCACCTTGCCGCCGGCGATGAGTTCCCGGTAGGGGATCAGTTCGGCCTCGGACCAAGCGTCGGTCACGTCGGTCAGCCCCTTGTGGGAGTCGGTCCCCGCGGATCCGTGGCCCGGGAAATGCTTGAGGCAGGAGAGCACGCCCGCGCCGTGCAGCCCGTCCATGAACAGGGCGTCGCACCGGGCCACCCGCCCGGGATCGCTCGAAAAGCTGCGGCCCAGCCTGCCGATGGCCGGGCTGCCCGGGTTGACGTTCACGTCCGCCACCGGGGCGAAATCGAGGTTGAAGCCCACGGACGAGAGGATGGTCCCGACCGTGGCCCCGGCGGCGCGCACCGCGGCGTCGCCGGACGCGCAGAGGGCCGCCGCGGACGGGGTTTCCTTGAAACCATAGGTCTTTTTGAGTCGCTGTACCTTGCCGCCCTCCTGGTCCACTGCCACGAGCAGGGGGATGTCCGCGTTGGCCTTGAGGTCGGCGATGAGCTTCCTGACTTGGTCCTTGGTCCGGATGTTGCGGCGGCCGGAGCCCAGGGACATGTCGTAGTCGAAGAGAATGATCCCGCCCAGATGGCGCTCGCGGATGTCGCGCATGATGGTCGAGTTCTCGTCCACGGAAAAGCCCCGGAACCCGGCCAGGATCATCTGGCCGATCATGGTGTCCAGGTCGGCGGCGCGCGCGCCGGGGCAGGGGAGCAGGAAGAGGGGGAGCAGGAGCAGGGCGGCGAGGCGGATGCGCATGGCGGGACTCGTTGGCTTTGAGGGTTGCGGGTCCGGGCCAGCATAGGGCGGGCCGCCGCGCGGCGCAAGGCCGAAACCGGTTTGCGCCGGGCCGGATTTCCTATACATTGCGGCATGCACGCCCGAACCGTCCATCCCGGATTCTTCCGCCGCGTCCTGCGTCACGCTTGGATCGACCTCGCGCTCCTGGCGCGCGGGGAGGAGGCACCCCCCCTGTCCCGCCGGGAGGCCCAGCTGTGGGGACTGGTCCTGTCCTCGCGCCATGTGCCGCACCGATTGCGGCGGCTCCCGGCCGAGCGGGGCGACGGCTGGGCGGTCATGGTCCAGGAGTGGTATGCCGACCGGGCCGTGGAGGAGATCGAGCTCTATTTCGAGGAGAACCGCCCGGAGCCGACCGAGGCGGATGTGCCCGACCTGCGGCCCGTGGGCGGGCTGGAGCCGACCCTGTTCGGCCTGGCCCTGTTCGTGCTTTTTTATTGGGCCTATTCGCGGACCTACCCGAACCTTGGGTTGTACCCCGACCTGTGGGTGCGGCTTGGCAGCGCGGACGCCGGGGCCATCCTGTCGGGCCAGTGGTGGCGGCTGTGCACCGCCTTGACCCTGCACGCGGACGGCCCGCACGTGGCCGGAAACGCGGTCATCGGCGGGGTGTTCATCTGGCTGGCCGCGCGGCGGCTCGGCTCGGGCGCGGCCTGGCTGCTGACCATGGTTTCCGGGGTGCTGGGCAATTTGTTCAACTCGTTGGTCCTGGGCGTGCACCACGACGCCATCGGCTTTTCCACGGCCACCTTCGGCGCGGCCGGGGTGCTGGCCGGGATCACCCCGTTCGGCGTGGGCGGCGGGCTGCACGGGCTGGGCAACGGCTCATGGCTCAGGCGTTTTCTGCGCTTCACCCGCACGGCGCTCATCCCGTTCGGCGCGGGGCTCGGGCTGCTGGCCATGCTCGGCGCGGGCAACGGGGAGGGCAACACCGACCTGGGGGCGCATCTCTTCGGCTTCGCCTCGGGCCTGGGGCTGGGAGCGCTGACCGGACTCGCGGCCACCCGCCGGGGGCTGCCGGACAAGGGCGCGGACTCCCGGCTGTACGCGGCGGCCCTGCTCATGCCGGTGGCCGCCTGGGTCTGGGCCTGGCTGGCATGATTTCCGGGCTTGTGCTAGGCTGCCTTGATCGGTAAGGATGTCCATCCAAATCGTTTCACCAGGAGTTTCACGTGGCTGAGCCCGTTGTCGACATACAGGGCCTGAACTATTCGCCGGGCGGCCTGCCGGTGCTGGAGAACGTCGATCTGCGCATCGAGCGCGGCGACTATCTGGCCGTGCTCGGCCCCAACGGCGGGGGCAAATCCACCCTGCTCAAGCTCATGCTCGGGCTGATCCGGCCGGACAGCGGGACCATCCGCGTGCTCGGCCTGCGTCCGGGCGATGCCGGGGGGCGCATCGGCTACCTGCCCCAGCACACCGTGGTCGCCAGCTCCTTTCCCATCACCGTGCTCGAGGCGGTCTGCATGGGCACGGTCAAGCCCGGATTCAAGGGCATGTCCGGCCGCCACTCCAGGATCGACCACGACAAGGCCCGCCAGGCCCTGAAAAAGGTGGGCATGCTCGACTACCAGGGGCGCGGCCTGGCCCGGCTGTCCGGCGGCCAGAAACAGCGCGTGTTCATCGCCCGCGCCCTGGTGGACAGTCCGGAGATGCTCCTGCTCGACGAGCCCACGGCCAGCGTGGACTCGGCCAGCCGCACGGTCCTGTTCTCCCTGCTCAACGAACTGAACAAGGAGATGACCGTGATCATGGTCAGCCACGACATCTCGTCCCTGGCCTCGGGGGTCAAGTCCGTGGCCTGCGTCAACCGGACCCTGCATTTTCACAAGGCCCCGGAGATCACCGACGACATGTTCACCATGGCCTACGGCGGGTCCGGGGACCATTGCTGCCCGGTGGAACTGGTCACCCACGGCCACGTGCCGCACCGCGTGCTCGCCCCCCACGAACAGGCGGACACGGAAGAAGGCGGCGAGCGATGATGGACGTGCTCGGCTTCGACTTCATGCAGAACGCCCTGGCCGCGGGGCTTCTGGCCAGCCTCATCTGCGGGATCATCGGCTCCCTGGTGGTGGTCAACCGCATCGTCTTCATTTCCGGCGGCATCGCCCACGCCTCATACGGCGGCGTGGGCCTGGCCTTCATCCTCGGCCTGCCGGTCCTGCCCGTGACCTCGGCCTTCACCGTGTGCATGGCCCTGATCATGGCCCTGGTCACCCTGCACGCCCGGGAGCGCGTGGACACGGTCATCGGCGTCATCTGGGCCGCGGGCATGGCCTTGGGGATCATCCTGCTCGACTTCACGCCGGGCTACAACGTGGACCTGATGAGCTACCTGTTCGGCTCCATCCTGGCCGTGCCGCGCTCGGACCTGTGGCTCATGGCCGGGCTGGCCGCCATCGTCATCGTTCTGGTCCTGGTCTTCTACCGGGGCTTCACGGTCATGAGCTTCGACGAGGAGTTCGCCCGTTCAAGGGGCGTGCCCGTCAATTTTCTGTATATCCTGCTCATCGTCATGGTCGGCCTGAGCGTGGTCATGATCATCCGCGTGGTCGGCCTCATCCTGGTCATCGCCCTGCTGACCATTCCGCCGTTCATCGCCGAGCGGCGGACCAGTTCGCTCCGGGTCATGATGGTGGTGTCCACGATCCTGTCCGCCGTGTTCACGGTCTGCGGGCTGATGATCTCGTACGCGCTCGACATCACCTCGGGGGCGTCCATCATCGCCGTGGCCGCCGTGGGCTTCTTCATTTCACTGCTCATCCCGCAGAAAACCGCCTAGTTCGCAAGGGGTTGTTTTTTCCCATGGAATGGCTTTTGCAAATTGTCCCCAGCGGGTGTACATCTTTTCCTGGCCCAAGGCCTGACAAACGGCCCGGCGCATGACCATGGAATACAAGGACAAGCTCAAACAGGAAGGATACACCCGGTACCGGGGCGCGGTTGACGCCTCGGTGTACGAGTATTTCAACTGCGACTGTTCGTGGAAGGCCCAGTGGTACCTGAAAAAGGGCCACTACCGCTGCTGCGGCTGCAAGGAACGGTGCGAAACCCGCGATCCCGAGGGGTTCCAGCTCTTCCTCGATCTGGGA
Proteins encoded:
- a CDS encoding META domain-containing protein; the protein is MPTLWKRMCCAALLLAALAALGACGTHETPVMDENALRQALVGKTWTLRRIVSRDFADDPARTIKFNADGTVEGFGGCNAFTGTYTLTDDYLEFGTLTTSAHKSCGPAEDEREYTYMTYLATVRRINTQTDPGELILLTESQSEMRFTSGASEGLFW
- a CDS encoding HyaD/HybD family hydrogenase maturation endopeptidase, with amino-acid sequence MPEKDKRILILGVGNILFTDEGFGVRVAEELEQKYEFSDNVTVLDGGTLGLKLMGPIMESDYLIIVDIVLNDGAPGEIFRLLGEDLNKACAFKNSLHQTDLLDTLAQCSIIGSVPDDVVLFGIEPVNYKDMSAALSPDLEARLPEMEALVLEEAKKAGASYALRTAENPATEKIYVPRDTCGNS
- a CDS encoding SIR2 family NAD-dependent protein deacylase translates to MQAELEMVKALLSGDRRVVVLTGAGVSAESGVPTFRGRDGLWKHYRAEDLARPDAFAAHPELVWEFYNWRRRLVADCRPNPAHRALAAMERQIRNFLLITQNVDGLHVRAGSRKMVEMHGSLWQVRCTVCTHAREDFSELPELPDCPVCGHLLRPGVVWFGEPLTPGVLKLAIEQIGKADVFLSVGTSNMVQPAASFYQLAKDHGAVTVEINAEPTPNTGFMDFALHGPAGEILPELAAGLAE
- a CDS encoding acetolactate synthase large subunit; translation: MPEHTPDISETGRCTECNGADSLLATLVGSGVEVCFANPGTSEMHFVSALDRIPGMRGVLCLFEGVATGAADGYARMTGKPACTLLHLGPGFANGMANLHNARKGSSPVVNIVGDHATYHVRFDAPLTSNVEGFAEAISHWVRRPRSSRTVAVDAAEAVRAARMSPGQVATLILPADTAWLPAERPAPALEIPGPAPVFPDAVEAAARALTNGKKTAILMRGSVLHGEGLNAAGCVAAKTGATLFCDTFTTRMRSGAGAPVVERLPYRGKHVLARLDEFEQLLLVGGEPPVSFFAYPGQESWLTPPHCAILTLAHPAEDGNTALLDLAAAVSASPDCVLYPLDPPALPGDGPLTAEAAMRTVAALLPDDAVIADEGITSSLPHANMLATAAPHDYLSLTGGAIGSILPLSTGAAVGAPDRKVVCLVGDGSAMYTVQALWTQARENLDVVTVVYANRSYAVLNHELKLVRAASTGDKALSLLDLHDPALDWVRIAEGMGVEAVRAETTKSFADALRSALSAKGPRLIEAVI
- the icd gene encoding NADP-dependent isocitrate dehydrogenase, giving the protein MATRTVYYIEGDGIGAEVWAAARPVLNKAVEMAYSGANKLDWQELLAGEKAFAETGEYLPKTTMDALAQADLAMKGPLNTPVGKGFRSLNVTMRQVFDLYACIRPIKYFKGIESPVKRPDLVDMVVFRENTEDVYAGIEYQSGSPEAKKLIEFLVDELGANIDITAGVGIKPITPAGSKRLVKKAIDFAIAEGRPSVTLVHKGNIMKTTEGGFRAWGYELADEEYQGKVVREGADGEGVIIKDRIADAMFQNVLMYPEQYSVIATTNLNGDYISDALAAQVGGLGLAPGVNMGDKLAFFEATHGTAPTIAGKDLANPGSLILSGAMLLEHIGWGDAAALIHASVEKTLAAKKVTVDLASQINGSTQVGCKEFGELLLANL
- a CDS encoding TrpB-like pyridoxal phosphate-dependent enzyme, whose amino-acid sequence is MFVKKIFLPQDQMPTRWYNPMPDLPTPMAPPLNPETMEPLTPDMLSPIFPDSLIAQEMSADRFIDIPREVLDVYKIWRPSPLVRADRLEKAIGARCKIFYKDESVSPAGSHKPNTSVPQAYYNKIEGVKRLATETGAGQWGTALSFACAQYGMECVVYMVKVSYEQKPYRKMIINTYGGTIYPSPSDQTRTGREMLARDPDCKGSLGLAISEAVEDAATHDDTKYALGSVLNHVIIHQTITGLEVQKQLEMIGEKATHLVGCVGGGSNFGGLVLPFLPQKLDGDPVRFIPVEPKACPTLTRGEYRYDFGDMARLTPLVKMHTLGHDFMPAPIHAGGLRYHGDAPIVCNIVNEGLCDPVAYFQTDCFEAAKLFMQTEGFLPAPETSHAIKGAIEAAKTAGPDDVIVFLYSGHGMLDLASYDAFNQGLLTNFELPQRDIEEALKACPDVK
- a CDS encoding HypC/HybG/HupF family hydrogenase formation chaperone, producing the protein MCLAIPAEILEISDGVATCKVGEGDTTVQASIMLMDEEVAIGDYIIIHAGFALRKLDPKEAQETLKILRDMVELLGGEEYQHEML
- a CDS encoding class I SAM-dependent methyltransferase, which translates into the protein MYLQELQRNWNTFGQEDPLWAVASSPDKIDNAWDVQDFFETGSRYVNGIATWMEKNGLPGGRTSALDFGCGVGRLTQALCTHFKTCVGVDIAPSMLAKAKEFNKFGMRCVYRLNETDDLSLFRDRSFDMVHTAHVLQHIRPHVAVRYIAEFIRVLKPGGLAAFHCPSAKAVFAYPEEGVACALSSRTETLAMEQGTTLTVPVTVTNTGAHPIGMDGQTNAPVRLVHHWYNVDTDEIVHNHGRLNLPRTVLQPGDSVDMDYRAASPAAPGNYVLAITALDYHDKPLADRAESRCTVFVLVLPATGRPGGQAPLAAARPYSETHAIPEETVERTVAMAGGRIVEVQSSQPLPGGQVSSLYYATR